One Algibacter sp. L3A6 genomic region harbors:
- a CDS encoding sensor histidine kinase, with product MGREGQAILVAVFTLVFLCLILVALFVVFNRRKNLLLLKQKEIEKQFEQEIAKTQIEIREETFRNISWELHDNIGQLLTLAKIQIQDPKNIEDVKLTLNKGLTELRSLSKLINPEALKLMRFTEAVTQEIERFNRLNFIKASIEVLGEERIINEKTEIVLFRILQEFFSNTMKHAKARHLDVTLHYKANELLIIAKDDGKGFDMEEPNSFSGIGLSNIKSRGQLVNAGVNIFSKLNQGTQLTITYNYNYKS from the coding sequence ATGGGGAGAGAAGGACAAGCAATATTAGTTGCCGTTTTTACATTAGTTTTTTTATGTTTAATACTTGTAGCGCTATTTGTTGTTTTTAACAGAAGAAAAAATCTTTTATTATTAAAACAAAAAGAAATAGAAAAGCAATTTGAGCAGGAAATTGCTAAAACTCAAATAGAAATTCGGGAAGAAACCTTTAGAAACATAAGCTGGGAATTGCATGATAATATTGGGCAGTTATTAACGCTGGCCAAAATACAAATTCAGGATCCAAAAAATATTGAAGATGTAAAGCTAACGCTAAACAAGGGGTTAACAGAGTTGAGGTCGTTATCTAAACTTATCAATCCAGAGGCTTTAAAGTTAATGCGTTTTACGGAAGCTGTTACTCAGGAAATTGAACGTTTTAATCGGCTTAATTTTATTAAAGCATCTATTGAGGTTTTAGGTGAAGAAAGAATAATAAATGAGAAAACGGAAATAGTATTATTTAGAATTTTGCAAGAATTTTTCTCTAATACCATGAAGCATGCTAAAGCAAGGCATTTAGATGTAACGTTACATTATAAAGCGAACGAGCTATTAATAATAGCCAAAGATGACGGTAAAGGTTTCGATATGGAAGAGCCTAATAGCTTCTCGGGTATAGGATTGTCGAACATAAAAAGTAGAGGGCAACTAGTAAATGCAGGTGTTAATATTTTTTCTAAACTAAACCAAGGCACGCAATTAACAATAACTTATAATTATAATTATAAATCATGA
- a CDS encoding TlpA family protein disulfide reductase, translating into MKRYLFVITVLLIVSCGNKNKQNNDSTQDVEVIGIQPETESDFNLEVYDFEGLKPFLNKQDDKIHVINFWATWCAPCVKELPYFEKLKSEYGNKNVDFTLVSLDFPHMYDSKLKPFILKQQLKSKVIALDDVDSNSWIPQVDEGWSGSLPATIIYKNGERKFFEKSFTYEELEYELKQFLN; encoded by the coding sequence ATGAAACGATATCTCTTTGTAATAACCGTACTATTAATTGTTAGTTGCGGAAATAAAAATAAACAAAATAATGATTCAACTCAAGACGTAGAAGTGATCGGAATTCAGCCTGAAACAGAAAGCGATTTTAATCTTGAAGTTTATGATTTTGAGGGTTTAAAACCATTTTTGAATAAGCAAGATGATAAAATTCATGTTATTAATTTTTGGGCGACTTGGTGTGCGCCATGTGTTAAAGAATTGCCATATTTTGAAAAGCTGAAGTCTGAATACGGTAATAAGAACGTAGATTTTACATTGGTGAGTTTAGATTTTCCACATATGTATGATTCTAAATTGAAACCCTTTATTTTGAAACAACAATTGAAATCGAAAGTAATCGCTTTAGATGATGTTGATAGTAACTCTTGGATTCCGCAGGTCGATGAGGGTTGGTCGGGGTCGTTACCAGCAACAATAATCTATAAAAATGGAGAACGTAAGTTTTTTGAAAAATCTTTTACTTACGAAGAATTAGAATATGAATTAAAGCAATTTTTAAATTAA
- a CDS encoding anthranilate synthase component I family protein: MEKFNLYTHHKKILTDTITPVSVYYKIRDKYPNSILLESGDYHRSHKNFSYICFNPIASIKVENEVISQTFPDGSSTSLNITSDINVADEIHDFTKRFKPQSDEDFKFINNGIFGYTAYNAVRYFEDVQISKKDNSVVIPDIYYAVYKNIIAINHYKNEAYIFAHCYDDAENNIDAIDKLINVQNFASYNFKSKGDIQSNLTDDEFKNQVELARKHCARGDVFQLVLSRRFSQEFTGDDFNIYRALRSINPSPYLFYFDYGDFKIFGSSPEAQLIVSDGMAEIHPIAGTFKRTGDEEQDEILAEKLKKDDKENAEHVMLVDLARNDLSRHGSEVKVVTYREVQFFSHVIHLVSKVVGKKHKSTSTMQVVADTFPAGTLSGAPKHRAMQLIEQYEKTSRGYYGGAIGFMDFDGNFNHAIMIRTFLSKDYKLNWQAGAGMVSKSNAESELQEVFNKLGALTKAIKVAEDI; encoded by the coding sequence ATGGAAAAATTTAATTTATACACACACCACAAAAAAATATTAACAGATACTATTACACCTGTATCTGTTTACTATAAAATACGCGATAAATACCCAAACAGTATTCTATTAGAAAGTGGCGACTACCATAGAAGTCACAAAAACTTCTCGTACATCTGTTTCAACCCTATTGCCTCTATAAAGGTAGAGAATGAAGTGATATCGCAAACTTTTCCAGATGGCAGTTCAACCTCACTTAATATTACAAGTGATATAAATGTAGCCGATGAAATTCACGATTTCACCAAACGTTTTAAACCACAATCCGACGAAGATTTTAAGTTTATAAACAACGGTATATTTGGTTACACCGCTTACAATGCCGTACGGTATTTTGAAGATGTACAAATTAGCAAAAAAGACAACTCGGTAGTTATACCAGATATCTATTATGCGGTTTACAAAAACATCATTGCCATAAACCATTACAAAAACGAAGCTTATATTTTCGCGCATTGTTATGATGATGCCGAAAATAATATCGATGCCATTGATAAACTTATAAACGTGCAAAACTTTGCATCTTATAATTTCAAGTCTAAAGGCGATATACAATCTAATTTAACCGACGACGAATTTAAAAACCAAGTTGAGTTAGCACGTAAACACTGTGCACGAGGCGATGTTTTTCAACTCGTATTATCACGTCGTTTTTCACAAGAATTCACAGGCGACGATTTCAATATCTATCGCGCCCTTCGTAGTATAAACCCATCACCATACTTGTTTTATTTCGATTATGGCGATTTTAAAATATTTGGTAGTTCGCCCGAAGCTCAACTTATTGTTTCCGATGGTATGGCAGAAATCCACCCTATTGCCGGAACTTTTAAGCGTACAGGCGACGAAGAACAAGATGAAATATTAGCAGAAAAACTAAAAAAAGACGACAAAGAAAACGCCGAACACGTCATGCTTGTAGATCTTGCTCGAAACGATTTAAGTCGTCACGGCAGCGAAGTAAAAGTAGTTACCTACCGCGAAGTTCAGTTTTTCTCGCACGTTATTCACCTGGTTAGTAAAGTTGTTGGCAAAAAACACAAAAGCACCTCAACCATGCAAGTTGTGGCCGATACGTTTCCGGCAGGAACCTTGAGTGGCGCACCAAAACACCGCGCTATGCAACTTATAGAGCAATACGAAAAAACAAGTCGTGGCTATTACGGCGGCGCCATAGGTTTTATGGATTTCGACGGCAATTTTAACCACGCCATCATGATCCGTACTTTTTTAAGTAAAGACTATAAATTAAACTGGCAAGCAGGCGCCGGAATGGTATCAAAATCCAATGCCGAAAGTGAGCTACAAGAAGTATTTAACAAACTCGGTGCATTAACGAAAGCCATAAAAGTAGCCGAAGACATATAA
- a CDS encoding xylulokinase, with translation MNYNLGIDIGSSSIKVALVETETGKSLGVVQEPKEEMGMFAQKNGWAEQKPNDWWMHICNAITRLKKQYNVSRTEIKGIGISYQMHGLVVVDKNGEPLRKSIIWCDSRAVEIGHKAFAEVGEAKCAEHLLNSPANFTASKLKWVKDNEPDIYSKIHKFMLPGDYVAYKFSNKINTTISGLSEGIFWDFKNDSVANFLLEHYGISADLIPDIVDTFANQSQVDEHGEQESGIAAGTPIYYRAGDQPNNALSLNVFNPGEVAATGGTSGVVYAVTDSLSGKESTRVNNFAHVNYTKENKNIGKLLNINGAGIQYRWLLNNLDVSSYEEMNNIASEIPIGSDGVCILPFGNGAERMLNNKSIGTRMVNVNLNNHNKAHLCRAALEGIAFSFLYGMEILKSDGIKASVIRAGNDNLFRSEIFANTVATLIGQEIEIYNTTGAIGAARAANLHKGDFEAFGKTIMDNDHVMTFMPFKDKTPYTEAYNNWKKELELVLNK, from the coding sequence ATGAATTACAACTTAGGAATCGACATTGGCAGTTCGTCAATAAAAGTCGCGTTAGTAGAAACAGAAACAGGTAAAAGTTTAGGCGTAGTACAAGAGCCTAAAGAAGAAATGGGCATGTTTGCGCAAAAAAACGGCTGGGCCGAGCAAAAACCAAACGATTGGTGGATGCATATTTGCAATGCCATTACACGTTTAAAAAAGCAATATAATGTTAGCCGTACAGAAATAAAGGGTATTGGTATTTCTTACCAAATGCACGGTTTGGTTGTGGTCGATAAAAATGGAGAGCCATTGCGTAAAAGTATCATTTGGTGCGATAGTCGTGCGGTAGAAATCGGTCATAAAGCTTTCGCTGAAGTTGGTGAGGCTAAATGTGCCGAGCATTTACTTAATTCTCCAGCAAACTTTACAGCTTCAAAATTAAAATGGGTAAAAGATAACGAGCCCGATATTTATAGCAAAATTCACAAATTTATGTTGCCTGGCGATTATGTGGCGTATAAATTTTCAAATAAAATAAATACAACAATTTCAGGGCTTTCCGAAGGTATCTTTTGGGATTTTAAAAACGATAGCGTAGCTAATTTTCTATTAGAACATTATGGTATTAGTGCAGATTTAATTCCAGACATTGTAGATACTTTTGCTAACCAATCTCAAGTTGATGAGCATGGCGAGCAAGAAAGTGGAATTGCAGCAGGTACACCAATTTATTACCGCGCCGGAGATCAACCAAATAATGCACTGTCTCTAAATGTTTTTAATCCAGGCGAAGTAGCTGCAACCGGCGGAACATCTGGTGTAGTGTATGCTGTAACCGACAGTCTTTCGGGTAAAGAAAGCACGCGAGTAAATAATTTTGCACACGTAAACTATACCAAAGAAAATAAAAATATAGGTAAGCTATTAAACATCAATGGAGCAGGAATACAATACCGCTGGTTATTAAATAACCTCGATGTAAGCTCTTACGAAGAGATGAATAATATTGCATCCGAGATTCCAATCGGGTCAGATGGAGTATGCATTTTGCCATTCGGAAACGGTGCCGAGCGTATGTTAAACAACAAAAGTATTGGCACACGTATGGTAAACGTAAACCTTAACAATCATAACAAAGCACATCTATGTCGGGCTGCTTTGGAAGGTATTGCCTTTTCATTTTTATATGGCATGGAAATTTTAAAATCCGATGGTATTAAAGCTAGCGTAATCCGTGCCGGAAACGATAACTTATTCCGTTCCGAGATTTTTGCAAACACCGTAGCAACCCTAATTGGGCAAGAAATAGAAATCTATAATACCACCGGAGCTATTGGTGCGGCACGTGCGGCAAACCTACATAAAGGCGATTTTGAAGCCTTTGGAAAAACCATAATGGACAACGATCATGTTATGACGTTTATGCCGTTTAAAGACAAAACACCATACACCGAAGCATATAATAACTGGAAAAAAGAACTAGAACTCGTATTAAATAAATAA
- a CDS encoding thioredoxin family protein: MKKTIKIMSVILVVLCASAFTLKTSNSAGGYGIGDIAEDFSMKNIDGKMVSLSDYKNAKGFIVTFTCNTCPYAVMYEDRIVELDKKYAKLGYPVIAIMPNNTDVMPGDSLEAMKKRAEEKGFTFPYLIDEKQEIYPKFGATKTPHVFILQKTDQGNEVKYIGAIDDNYKDANAVTTKYVENAVDALLNGKDVKETETRAIGCGIKV, from the coding sequence ATGAAAAAAACAATTAAAATAATGTCGGTAATTCTGGTAGTGCTTTGTGCAAGTGCATTTACCTTAAAAACATCTAACAGTGCTGGAGGTTATGGTATTGGTGATATTGCTGAAGATTTTTCTATGAAGAATATTGATGGAAAAATGGTTTCGCTTTCCGATTATAAAAATGCTAAAGGTTTTATAGTAACCTTTACTTGTAACACCTGCCCATATGCCGTAATGTACGAAGATCGTATTGTGGAGCTCGATAAAAAATATGCAAAGTTAGGTTACCCTGTAATTGCTATAATGCCTAATAACACAGATGTTATGCCTGGTGATAGTTTAGAAGCTATGAAAAAGCGTGCAGAAGAAAAAGGATTTACTTTCCCTTATTTAATAGACGAAAAGCAAGAAATCTACCCGAAATTTGGAGCAACAAAAACACCTCATGTTTTTATTTTACAGAAAACAGACCAAGGTAATGAGGTGAAATATATTGGGGCAATAGACGATAATTATAAGGATGCAAACGCCGTAACAACTAAATATGTTGAAAATGCTGTAGATGCTTTACTTAATGGAAAAGACGTTAAGGAAACAGAAACAAGAGCGATAGGTTGCGGTATAAAAGTATAA
- a CDS encoding MarR family winged helix-turn-helix transcriptional regulator, translating to MDDSLHINSKLPINKKLVISLLQTINEVSSKMNSALKPYGISEPQFNVLRILRGQRGNPISLAEVQEHMITKMSNTTRLIDKLEAKNCVRRVINVENKRKIDLTITNVGLDLLKRTDEILTTTENELVAGLTTNEKAELTALLRKLRLIAK from the coding sequence ATGGACGATTCACTACATATCAACTCTAAATTACCTATAAATAAAAAATTGGTTATTAGCTTATTACAAACAATAAACGAGGTGAGTTCTAAAATGAATTCAGCACTTAAGCCTTACGGAATTTCTGAACCACAATTTAATGTGCTTAGAATTTTACGTGGGCAAAGAGGCAACCCTATTTCTTTGGCTGAAGTTCAAGAACATATGATTACCAAAATGAGCAATACCACACGATTAATAGATAAACTAGAGGCTAAAAACTGTGTAAGACGTGTAATTAACGTAGAAAATAAACGTAAAATAGATTTAACAATAACCAACGTAGGTTTAGATTTATTAAAAAGAACAGACGAAATATTAACAACAACAGAAAACGAATTAGTGGCTGGCCTAACCACCAATGAAAAAGCGGAATTAACTGCGCTTTTGAGAAAATTAAGGTTAATAGCAAAGTAG
- a CDS encoding rhodanese-like domain-containing protein, with product MKKISILITIFFCAIMFNCKAQNDDIVTKVTPEELVVLLKEQKEIKLIDVRTPEEYGAGHISRAENINFFSENFSESLAELDKEEPLVIYCKSGRRSGKSVATFKESGFTKIYELEGGVLNWKSKNFEVKTK from the coding sequence ATGAAGAAAATTTCAATACTGATAACCATCTTTTTTTGTGCTATTATGTTTAACTGTAAAGCACAAAATGATGATATAGTTACTAAAGTGACCCCAGAGGAATTAGTGGTGCTTTTGAAAGAGCAAAAAGAGATAAAATTAATTGATGTTAGAACACCAGAAGAGTATGGTGCGGGGCATATTTCTAGAGCAGAAAATATTAATTTTTTCTCTGAAAATTTTTCTGAATCTTTAGCAGAATTAGATAAGGAAGAACCATTGGTAATTTATTGTAAGTCAGGTCGAAGAAGCGGTAAAAGTGTCGCTACTTTTAAGGAATCAGGTTTTACAAAAATATACGAATTAGAAGGCGGTGTTTTAAATTGGAAATCTAAAAATTTTGAGGTTAAAACAAAATAA
- a CDS encoding response regulator transcription factor, which yields MNPYKVVIVEDHILLSQAIAGLVNAFSKFEVPYQCNNGQELLDKLKLPGNIPDVVLMDVNMPILNGIETTGVLKKEYPQIKVIALSVEGAEGTIIKMLKAGAKGYLLKDVEKEILETALKEVISTGYYHTKEVSSILVNSLNDEHSGVYQLKERELEFIKLVCSELTYKEIAEKMFLSPKTIDGYRDALFQKLHVKNKIGLVLYAIKNKIVHL from the coding sequence ATGAATCCATACAAGGTAGTCATTGTTGAAGATCATATTTTATTGTCTCAGGCAATTGCTGGACTAGTTAATGCGTTTAGTAAGTTTGAAGTGCCATACCAATGTAATAATGGGCAGGAATTATTAGATAAATTGAAGCTTCCGGGTAATATTCCAGACGTCGTCTTAATGGATGTTAATATGCCTATTTTGAATGGTATAGAAACTACCGGGGTTTTAAAAAAAGAGTATCCGCAGATAAAAGTAATAGCCCTTTCGGTGGAAGGTGCAGAGGGGACTATTATAAAAATGCTTAAAGCAGGAGCAAAGGGATATTTACTTAAAGATGTTGAAAAAGAAATTTTAGAAACGGCTTTAAAAGAGGTGATTTCTACAGGATACTATCACACCAAAGAGGTTTCTAGTATTTTAGTTAATTCTTTAAATGATGAGCATAGTGGGGTTTATCAATTAAAAGAACGCGAACTAGAATTTATAAAACTGGTTTGCTCCGAATTAACCTATAAAGAAATCGCCGAAAAAATGTTTTTAAGTCCCAAAACAATCGATGGCTATCGTGATGCCTTATTCCAAAAACTTCATGTAAAAAACAAAATAGGTCTAGTGCTTTATGCTATTAAAAACAAAATAGTGCATTTGTAA
- a CDS encoding GntR family transcriptional regulator, with translation MNFEININSETPKYQQLVNAINNELANNRLTSGDALPSVNAVCKSLQLSRDTVFKAYSILKEHGVIESVPNKGYYVANETRKVLLLLDTFKAYKEVLYHSFVNNLPENVITDIQFHHYNIDNFKTIINNSKGKYYKYVVMTFDNKEVAEVLSDIDDSKLLLIDWNVHAKKNNNFVFQDFGKSFYTTLKEATPAFQKYKKIILVYPTFTHHPIETVKYFKTYCKEAGFNFDIITNPKEFIIKKNEAYISVSDRVLGFFLEQCRSNNYEPGTDVGFLSYNETPMKQFIYKGISVISTDFKVLGAKAASFVSEDTVIQEYIPTKLILRDSL, from the coding sequence ATGAATTTTGAAATTAATATAAATAGCGAAACACCTAAGTATCAGCAGTTGGTTAATGCTATAAATAACGAGCTTGCAAATAATAGATTAACCAGTGGCGATGCCTTGCCGTCGGTAAATGCGGTATGTAAATCTCTTCAGCTTTCTCGCGATACTGTTTTTAAAGCCTATTCTATTTTAAAGGAGCATGGTGTAATCGAGTCTGTGCCAAACAAAGGTTATTATGTAGCCAATGAAACACGTAAAGTGTTATTGCTTTTAGATACTTTTAAAGCTTATAAGGAAGTATTGTATCATTCTTTTGTAAATAATTTACCCGAAAATGTTATTACCGATATTCAGTTTCATCATTATAATATAGATAATTTTAAAACCATTATTAATAACAGTAAAGGCAAGTATTATAAATACGTGGTAATGACTTTCGATAATAAAGAAGTTGCTGAGGTTCTGTCCGATATTGACGATAGTAAACTGTTATTAATAGATTGGAATGTACATGCTAAAAAGAACAATAACTTTGTTTTTCAAGATTTCGGAAAATCATTTTACACTACATTAAAGGAGGCGACGCCAGCTTTTCAGAAATACAAAAAAATAATACTTGTTTATCCAACATTTACGCATCACCCTATAGAAACGGTAAAATATTTTAAAACCTACTGTAAAGAAGCAGGTTTTAATTTTGATATTATTACCAACCCAAAAGAATTTATCATTAAAAAGAACGAAGCTTATATTAGTGTTAGCGATCGTGTTTTAGGCTTTTTTCTAGAGCAATGCCGTAGTAATAATTATGAGCCAGGTACAGATGTTGGGTTTTTATCATATAATGAAACACCTATGAAACAATTTATCTACAAAGGTATTTCGGTTATTTCAACAGATTTTAAAGTGCTAGGTGCCAAAGCGGCGAGTTTTGTAAGCGAAGACACAGTTATTCAAGAATACATACCAACCAAACTAATTTTAAGAGACTCATTATAA
- a CDS encoding rhodanese-like domain-containing protein, with the protein MEDLTQEEWTEQLAKDENAVILDVRTDAEVADGIIAGAKHIDIYKGQEFISEIEALDKSKNYYVYCRSGNRSGQACAIMDQLGFANAYNLEGGMLDWTGDVVDL; encoded by the coding sequence ATGGAAGATTTAACACAAGAGGAGTGGACAGAGCAATTAGCTAAAGACGAGAATGCGGTAATTTTAGACGTAAGAACAGATGCTGAGGTGGCCGATGGTATTATTGCTGGCGCTAAGCATATCGATATATATAAAGGACAAGAATTTATAAGTGAAATAGAAGCGCTAGATAAAAGCAAAAACTATTACGTGTATTGCCGTTCTGGTAATCGTAGTGGGCAGGCTTGTGCTATTATGGATCAATTAGGTTTTGCTAATGCATATAATTTAGAAGGCGGCATGCTAGATTGGACTGGTGATGTTGTAGATTTATAA
- the xylA gene encoding xylose isomerase: protein MATKEYFKGISNIKFEGKESDNPLAFKYYNPDQVVAGKTMKEWFKFSIAYWHTFCGQGGDPFGPGTQSFEWDKSSDPIQAAKDKADAAFEFIGKMGFDYFCFHDFDLIQEGATFAESESRLETITDYIKGKQAESGVKLLWGTANCFSNPRYMNGASTNPDFDVVARAGGQVKLALDATIKLGGENYVFWGGREGYMSLLNTDMGRELDHMGQFLTMARDYARAQGFKGNFFIEPKPMEPSKHQYDFDSATAIGFLREYGLDKDFKINIEVNHATLAQHTFQHEIETAAKAGMLGSLDANRGDYQNGWDTDQFPNNIQETTEAMLVFMKAGGLQGGGVNFDAKIRRNSTDLDDVFHAHIGGADTFARALLTADKIITDSAYDKLRTERYSSFDAGKGKDFEAGKLNLQDLYKIAQDNGELQLQSGKQELFENIINQYI, encoded by the coding sequence ATGGCTACTAAAGAATATTTTAAAGGCATTAGCAACATTAAGTTTGAAGGTAAGGAATCTGATAATCCATTAGCATTCAAATATTACAATCCAGACCAGGTTGTAGCAGGAAAAACCATGAAAGAATGGTTTAAATTTTCAATTGCTTACTGGCATACATTCTGTGGGCAAGGTGGTGATCCATTTGGTCCAGGAACACAAAGTTTTGAGTGGGATAAATCATCAGATCCAATTCAAGCGGCAAAAGATAAAGCCGATGCTGCTTTCGAATTTATTGGGAAAATGGGCTTCGATTATTTCTGTTTTCACGATTTCGATTTAATTCAAGAAGGTGCAACATTTGCAGAGTCAGAAAGTAGATTAGAGACTATTACAGATTACATAAAAGGTAAACAAGCCGAAAGTGGTGTCAAATTACTTTGGGGAACAGCAAACTGTTTTTCTAACCCACGTTACATGAACGGTGCTTCTACAAATCCAGATTTTGATGTGGTAGCTAGAGCAGGCGGGCAAGTAAAATTAGCTTTAGATGCGACTATTAAATTAGGTGGTGAAAACTACGTGTTCTGGGGAGGTCGTGAAGGTTACATGTCTTTATTAAATACCGATATGGGACGTGAATTAGACCACATGGGACAATTTTTGACCATGGCTAGAGATTACGCAAGGGCACAAGGTTTTAAAGGTAATTTCTTTATTGAGCCTAAGCCAATGGAGCCATCTAAACACCAATACGATTTCGATTCGGCTACAGCTATCGGTTTCTTAAGAGAATATGGTTTAGATAAGGATTTCAAAATAAACATAGAAGTAAACCATGCTACATTGGCACAACATACATTTCAACACGAAATCGAAACGGCTGCAAAAGCTGGTATGTTAGGTAGTTTAGATGCTAACCGCGGTGATTACCAAAATGGCTGGGATACGGATCAATTTCCAAACAACATTCAAGAAACAACAGAGGCTATGTTAGTTTTTATGAAAGCCGGTGGTTTACAAGGTGGAGGTGTTAATTTTGACGCTAAAATTAGAAGAAACTCAACAGATTTAGACGATGTGTTCCATGCACATATTGGTGGAGCAGATACTTTTGCTAGAGCATTATTAACAGCCGATAAAATTATTACAGATTCAGCTTACGATAAATTACGTACAGAGCGCTACAGTTCTTTCGATGCTGGAAAAGGTAAAGATTTTGAAGCCGGTAAATTAAACTTACAAGATTTATATAAAATTGCTCAAGATAATGGTGAGTTGCAATTACAAAGCGGTAAGCAAGAATTATTTGAGAATATTATCAATCAGTATATCTAG
- the trpD gene encoding anthranilate phosphoribosyltransferase: MKHLLNRLINHETLSTEEAKQVIVNISHDMYNPSQIACFLSVFMMRSITLEELKGFRDALLELCLPVNLSDFNAIDIVGTGGDGKNTFNISTLSAFITAGAGVHVSKHGNYGVSSTSGSSNVMEHLGVKFSNNEDFLKRALDQAGICILHAPLFHPAMKNVAPIRKELGVKTFFNMLGPLVNPSFPKNHVLGVFNLEVLRLYSFLFQNTGHNYNIVYALDGYDEISLTGKAKIISNHTEKLFSPEDLGISVIRQSDIFGGDTIKDAANIFVDIVNGKGTEAQNNVVCANAGLAIATSKQISHQEGFELAKESLFSGKAKTSLDKLIELSK, translated from the coding sequence ATGAAACATTTACTAAATAGATTAATAAATCACGAAACCCTTTCTACCGAAGAAGCTAAACAAGTTATAGTCAACATATCCCACGATATGTATAACCCGAGCCAAATAGCATGTTTTTTATCAGTTTTCATGATGAGAAGTATTACTCTCGAAGAACTAAAAGGTTTTAGAGATGCACTTCTAGAGCTTTGTTTGCCGGTGAATCTTAGCGATTTTAATGCTATCGATATTGTAGGCACTGGTGGCGATGGCAAAAACACATTCAACATCTCTACCCTATCGGCTTTTATTACGGCAGGAGCAGGTGTTCATGTTTCTAAACACGGTAACTACGGTGTATCGTCAACATCGGGATCTTCAAATGTTATGGAGCATTTAGGTGTGAAATTTTCTAATAATGAAGATTTTTTAAAACGCGCTTTAGACCAAGCAGGGATATGTATTTTACATGCACCGTTATTTCACCCAGCAATGAAAAACGTAGCGCCTATTCGTAAAGAACTCGGTGTTAAAACTTTTTTTAACATGCTCGGGCCTTTAGTTAATCCATCGTTTCCAAAAAATCATGTTTTAGGTGTTTTCAATTTAGAAGTTTTAAGACTTTATAGTTTCCTATTTCAAAACACAGGACATAATTATAACATCGTTTATGCTTTAGATGGTTACGATGAAATTTCATTAACAGGAAAAGCAAAAATTATTTCTAATCATACAGAAAAACTTTTTTCACCAGAAGATTTAGGCATTTCAGTAATAAGACAAAGTGATATTTTTGGTGGCGATACCATAAAAGATGCTGCCAATATCTTTGTGGACATCGTTAACGGAAAGGGAACAGAAGCACAAAACAACGTGGTTTGTGCTAACGCCGGTTTAGCCATTGCCACTTCAAAACAAATTTCGCATCAAGAAGGTTTTGAACTAGCAAAAGAGTCGTTATTTTCAGGAAAAGCAAAAACGAGTTTAGATAAATTAATTGAGTTAAGTAAATAA
- a CDS encoding anthranilate synthase component II, giving the protein MKVLVIDNYDSFTYNLVHYLEDLNCDVTVVRNDKLTLDDVKPFHKIVLSPGPGIPDEAGLLKAIIETYAPTKSILGVCLGQQAIGEVFGGSLINLEDVYHGVATNVTITVDDEILFKGLDKNIEIGRYHSWVVNPNLPESLEATSVDANGQIMSLRHKIYDVRGVQYHPESVLTPNGKAILKNWVEN; this is encoded by the coding sequence ATGAAAGTACTAGTCATAGACAATTACGACAGTTTCACATACAACCTAGTTCATTACCTAGAAGATTTAAACTGCGATGTTACCGTAGTACGTAACGACAAACTCACTCTAGACGATGTTAAACCGTTCCATAAAATCGTACTATCTCCAGGCCCAGGAATTCCAGACGAAGCTGGTTTACTAAAAGCCATTATAGAAACTTACGCACCAACCAAAAGCATTTTAGGTGTTTGCCTTGGTCAACAAGCCATAGGTGAAGTTTTTGGAGGTTCGCTTATAAACCTAGAAGACGTTTATCACGGTGTAGCAACAAATGTTACTATAACCGTAGACGACGAAATCTTGTTTAAAGGTTTAGATAAAAACATAGAAATTGGGCGTTACCACTCGTGGGTAGTTAACCCAAATTTACCAGAAAGTTTAGAAGCAACGTCGGTAGATGCTAACGGACAAATTATGTCTTTACGCCATAAAATTTACGATGTTCGTGGTGTACAATATCATCCAGAATCGGTTTTAACACCTAACGGAAAAGCAATATTAAAAAACTGGGTGGAAAATTAA